The segment CCGTCGTGACCCGGCCCCTCGAACACCAGCAACTCGCCCGTGTCGCGAGTGATGTAGGCGCAGGCTTTCTGGACGTACGTGACGTTTTCCATGATATAGACTCACACAACGGCCGGCGTGAAAAGCGTACCCTGAAAGACAATAAGTGTGATTAAGGGGATTTCGGTGTGAAATAGTCGTTCCACCCAGTTTGTGGTGATAGAAATAGGGCTGGATAGTGGCGACGCGACCGCTCCCGATCAGTCTGCGGTCGATGCCGAATCGGCGTCCGCGACCGCCTGATCGGTTCGCCGCGCGAACGCGGTCGCGAGCGCCGGTCCGGAAATATTGTGCCAGACGCTAAACAGCGCCGGGATCAGCGCGGCGACCGGGTCGAAAAACGCCGCCGCGAGCGCGACGGCGAGACCGCTGTTCTGGAGGCCGACCTCGAACGCACAGGCACGTGTTCGGTCCGTGCTCATGCCGGTCAGATAACCGGTACCGTAGCCGGCTCCGAGTCCGAGAGCATTGTGAACGATCACCGCGAGGAAGACGGTGGCGCTCGCGGTGAGGATCTCCTCGACGTTGAGCCCGACGATCGCCGCGACGATGAGGACGATCGTGAGCACGCTGACCGCGGGAAAAATGGAGAGTCCGGCGTTTGCGACCGCCGGTGCGTACCGATCGAGGATGATTCGCAGGAGGAGCCCCGCGACGACCGGAATCAGGACGATCAGTACGATTTCCTCGGCCATCGCGCCGAAGGTGACGGTGATCTCCTCACCCGCGAGCAGAACGATCCAGGCCGGCATGACCAGCGGTGCGGCGAGCGTCGTCACCGACGTGATCGTCACCGAGAGCGCAACGTCGCCGCGGCCGAGGTACGTCATCACGTTCGAGGCCGTTCCGCCCGGTGCGGCGCCGAGCAGAACCAGCCCCACGCCGATGTCTCTCGGAAGGCCGAGAAAGGCGACGAGCAGATAGGCAAATACCGGCATGAATACCCACTGTGCGGCCGCACCAATGAAAACGTCTCGAGGGCGCTCGACGATTCGACGGAAATCCGTGGGCGTAAGCGTGAGCCCCATCCCGAGCATGATGACGCCCAGAAATACCGAAATGTAGTCGCCCAGGGGCGTAAACGTCGATGGAGAGTACAACGCGAGCGCCGAGCCGAGGAGAATCCAGACGACGAAGTACGTGCTCGTAACCGCGCCGATCCGTTCGAGTCGTTTGATCACGCCCATCGATCTATCCACCCCTCGAGTGGCATATACTCCCACCCTCGAGCGATCGAGTATAAACTCCCTGATCACGCGCGACGGCGCTGGTAACTGGAGCGACGGCGAGGAGTACTGCTTTCTTGTTTGCCGCCAATCTTCCACTCAGGATGACCGAATCAGTTCGGACGCTCCTCACCGGCGCGACGGGCTCGCTCGGGCGGGAGTTGCGGCCTCGGTTGCACCGTGCAGGTCACGACGTTCGAGCGACGAGTCGATCGCCGCCGTCGGGAACTGGTGATAACGCCGAGTGGGTTACACTCGATCTGAAAAACGGAACGGGCCTGTCGGAGGCCGTCACGGATATCGATGTCGTCGTTCACGCCGCGTCCGCCCCGCAGGGAGACAGCGAAGCGGTCGACGTTCGCGGGACCGAGCGGCTCCTCGAGGCGGCCGACACCGCCGGCGTTTCGAACTTCGTGTACGTCTCTATCGTCGGCGTCGACGAGATTCCATACTCGTACTACGAGCACAAGCGAGCCGCCGAACGGATCGTCGAACGGTCTCCCGTTCCCGCGACGATCGTCCGTGTCACGCAGTTTCACGAGTTCGTTTTCGGATTACTCGACGGACTCTCGTGGGCGCCGATCTGGCCGCTCCCGACCGATTTCCGGACGCAGCCGATCGAAACCGGCGAGGCAGCCGCGGCGATCGTCGACCGCACGACGCTCGAACCGGCTGGATGGGTACCACCTGTCGGCGGTCCCGAGGTCTGGACCGTCGGCGAACTCGCTCGAGCCTATCGCGACAGTCGATCCGCGTGGCGTCCGATCGTTCCCGTCCCGGTTCCGGGCGCCATTGCCCGCGGCTTCCGGGCCGGCGAGGCGACGTGTCCAGAGCGGACCGTGGGTTCGGTGACGTGGAAGCAGTGGCTCGAGAAGACGAGAATCGATTCAGAACCGTAAGCCGTCTCGGTCGGCTAGTCGGCCCGCAGGGTGGTCGATTAGTCAGCTGCGAGCTTATCGAGCCCGGCCGACTCGATGTCAGCGCCGTCGACGGAGGTTCGAAGCGAGTCCATCCCGTCGTCGCGGTCGATACCGAAGTCGTTCTCGTACAGTTCCTCGACGCGGGCCATCTCCTCGTCGGTGAGTCTCGGCACGTCGCTGGCCGCCGCCCACTCGTCGATATCGGCTTTCGTGCGGAACGTCGGCGTCACGGACGCGACCGGATCGTGGGAGAGCAACCAGGCGATGGCGGCCTGTCCCATCGTTCGCTCGCTCGAGCCGTCCCCAGCGCCGCCACCCGCACGCTCTAAGAACCGCAGCTTCTCGAGTTTCTCCCAGCCGGTCTCGTACCAGGCGTCGGGGCGGAAGCCGCGGTGGTCGCCCTCGCCGAGTTCCGTCTCGGGGGTGACCTGCTCGTTGAGGATGCCCGAGGAGTGGGGGACCCGCGGGATGAGACTCGTCGAGGAGCCGGTTCGCTCGATCGTCTCGAGGAAGTGGTCGCCGACCTCCTGTTCGAGTACGTTCCAGACGAGTTGCACCGAGTCGAACTCCCTTTCGATGGCGAAGTCGCCCTCCGCGAGCCAGCCGA is part of the Halostagnicola kamekurae genome and harbors:
- a CDS encoding aldo/keto reductase, producing the protein MRYSELGDSGLEVSEVGFGAWTVGTDWWGDRSEEDAIEMLRYAVDRGVTYVDTGDVYGHGRSEEIVGRALSDVRDEVTIATKVGYDFYNNPQAGHGEIPKQMNPEYLRDAVEKSLERLEMDSIDLLQLHNADVSEITPDVLELLDELEEEGKIDATGLALGPSIGWLAEGDFAIEREFDSVQLVWNVLEQEVGDHFLETIERTGSSTSLIPRVPHSSGILNEQVTPETELGEGDHRGFRPDAWYETGWEKLEKLRFLERAGGGAGDGSSERTMGQAAIAWLLSHDPVASVTPTFRTKADIDEWAAASDVPRLTDEEMARVEELYENDFGIDRDDGMDSLRTSVDGADIESAGLDKLAAD
- a CDS encoding SDR family oxidoreductase, whose amino-acid sequence is MTESVRTLLTGATGSLGRELRPRLHRAGHDVRATSRSPPSGTGDNAEWVTLDLKNGTGLSEAVTDIDVVVHAASAPQGDSEAVDVRGTERLLEAADTAGVSNFVYVSIVGVDEIPYSYYEHKRAAERIVERSPVPATIVRVTQFHEFVFGLLDGLSWAPIWPLPTDFRTQPIETGEAAAAIVDRTTLEPAGWVPPVGGPEVWTVGELARAYRDSRSAWRPIVPVPVPGAIARGFRAGEATCPERTVGSVTWKQWLEKTRIDSEP
- a CDS encoding bile acid:sodium symporter family protein; its protein translation is MGVIKRLERIGAVTSTYFVVWILLGSALALYSPSTFTPLGDYISVFLGVIMLGMGLTLTPTDFRRIVERPRDVFIGAAAQWVFMPVFAYLLVAFLGLPRDIGVGLVLLGAAPGGTASNVMTYLGRGDVALSVTITSVTTLAAPLVMPAWIVLLAGEEITVTFGAMAEEIVLIVLIPVVAGLLLRIILDRYAPAVANAGLSIFPAVSVLTIVLIVAAIVGLNVEEILTASATVFLAVIVHNALGLGAGYGTGYLTGMSTDRTRACAFEVGLQNSGLAVALAAAFFDPVAALIPALFSVWHNISGPALATAFARRTDQAVADADSASTAD